A segment of the Bradyrhizobium sp. CCBAU 53340 genome:
CTACGACGTGACGCAGGAGACCTGCGACAAGCTTGGTCTGCCCGCCTACGAGATTTCCAACCACGCGCGACGCGGCGCCGAATGCCGGCACAATCTGGTGTACTGGCGCGGCGAGGAATATGCCGGCATCGGTCCCGGCGCGCACGGCCGCCTCGATATCGACGGCATCAGGCATGCGACCGCCACCGAGAAGCGTCCCGAGGCCTGGCTGCTTCGGGTCGAGAGCAACGGCCACGGCGTCGTCACCGACGATCTGCTCAACAGCGAAGAACGTGCCGACGAATTCCTGCTGATGGGACTGCGTTTGGCCGAGGGCATCGACCCCGAGCGCTACGCTGCGCTCGCTGGCCGGCCGCTCGACCCCGGCCGCGTTGCGCTGCTGCGTGAGGAAGGCGCGATCACGGTGGATGCGACGGGGCGGCTACGCGTGACCAGCAGCGGATTCCCGGTATTGGATGCCGTGGTCGCTGATCTCGCGGCGTAGCGCTGTCGTTGGATGAGTTATCGAGCTACGGCAGGCGCGATTCCGCTACACCGCCAGCTGCCGCGACGCGGTCAGTCCCGCCAGCGCTTCGTCCAGCTTCTCGCGATCGAGCGGCTTGATCAAGAACCCGTTCATGCCAGCCTCGAAACAGGCGTAGCGATCTTCCACCAATGTGTTCGCGGTCAGCGCGAGGATTGGCGTGCGATGGTGGCCAGCCACGGCCTCATGGGCACGGATGCGCTTGGTCGCCTCGATGCCGTCGAGTTGCGGCATCTGGATGTCCATCAACACCAGATCATAGGGTGTGCCGGCGGAGCTGGCCGCAAGCCACGATTCCAGCGCAGCCTCACCATGGACGGCGATGACGACGCGGTGGCCGAGCTTGGTCAGGAGCGATCGCATCAAGAGCGCGTTGATCTCGTTGTCTTCGGCGACGAGGATCGAGAGGCTGTCGGCTGACGTCTTGATCACCGCCGGCTCGTCAGGCTCCGGGGCGAGATCGGGCGAGGCGACGTCCGGCGTCAGTGCCAGACGCGCGGCAAGTGAGGCCGCGCGCAGCGGCTTGACCAGGAAGCCGGTGAAGGCTTGCGAGAGCTTTTCATGACGCGAGCTCGGCGTCAGCAGCACGAGACGCTGCGTCGCATGGGCACGGGCAGCTTCGCCCAGGCGATCGGTGATGTCAGGGCCGAGCGCGCGATCGAGCAGCACCGCGTGCCAGGCGCGCTCCGGAAGCAGCGCTTCGGCGACAGTCGCATCCGCGACCAGGCAGGTCTGGGCGCCCCAGCGTTCGAGCCGCCGCGCGATCAGGGACGCTTCGATACCGTCGGCCAAAAGCAGGATCGACTTGCCCGCGAGGTCGGGGCTCGGGAATGTCGTCTGTCCGGCGCTTCCTTGCGAGGGCGCGAGCGGAATCGCGACCTCGAAGGTCGAGCCCTTGCCGGGTTCGCTCTCCAGGGTGATGCGGCCGCCCATGCGTTTGACGATGCGTTCGCTGATGGCGAGACCAAGCCCGGTGCCGCCATAGGTGCGGGCAACGCGATCGTCGGCCTGCTCGAATTCGCGGAAGATCCGCGACTGCGCCTCTTGCGCGATCCCGATGCCGGTGTCGCGGACCAGGAAGCTGATCTCGTTCGGCCAGATGCCGGGCTCGACGATCAGCGCGACACCGCCCGATGCCGTGAACTTGATGGCGTTGCCGGCGAGGTTGAGCAGAACCTGGCGCAGCCGCGCGGCATCGCCGGTGACCTCCAGCGGCAGCCGCTCGTCGACATAGGCTGCGATCTCGAGCTTCCTGGCCTGCGCGCGCGGCGCCAACAACTCGGTGACCTCCTCGATCAAGGTCGAGAGCGCAAAGGGACGCTGGTCGAGATCGAGCTTGCCGGCTTCGATCTTGGAATAATCGAGCAGCTCCTCGATCAGCGCCATCAGCGCTTCACCCGAGGTTTTCACCGCCCTGGCATAGGTCGTCTGCTCGGGTGTCAGCGTGGTGTCGAGCAGGAGGCCGCCCATGCCGATGATGCCGTTCAGGGGATTACGGATCTCGTGCGAGGCCATCGCGAGAAAGCGCGATTTGGCGCGGTTGGCGGCGTCGGCCTGATCGCGGGCATCGGACAGCGCGCGTTCGGACTCGGTGCGGTCGGTGACGTCGCGCCCGACGCTTTGCAATTCGGCGGGCTGGCCGGCATCGTGCCGCACCAGGCCCTCGCGCCAGGCGATCCAGCGCGCCCCGACCGGTGTTGCGATCTTCTGGTCGTGGATGCGCGTCCCATTGCTTTCGCGCGCGCTGTCGCCCTGCTCCAGCACGTCGAAGTCGAACCGCGTGCCGATCAGTGCCCTTCGCGCCTGTCCAGCCAGCGTGCAATAGGCGTCATTGGCGAAGGTGATGCGGCCCTGATGGTCGCGCAGCACGATGAGATCACCCTGCGATTCGAACAGGCTGCGAGCGCGCTCCTCGGCCTCCTTCAGTTCCCAATTGCGATCGATCAGCGCCTCGTTGTGGGCGGCGAGCTTCTTCATCCGCTTGTTGACGAAGCGCAGCCGCATGCTGAGCGTGGCCAGGCCAAGGCAGGCCAGCGCGAACAGGAAGCTCGCGCCGATCGCAAAAGTGTTGGGATCGTAGCCGGAATTTTCCGAGCGGCTGCCGGTGACGAAGCCATAGGCGCCGCCGAACGTCGCCGAGAAGATCATGAAGGAGCGGATCGCGAAGGCGATGCGCGGATGCTGTCGCCTGAAGCGGCGCATGCGCACCTTGATCCGGAACGTCCGACCCATCGCCACCGACCCTGAACTCTTGTGCGAAACCCCACCACCGCCGTTTGCGACGATGTCTTGCCCACCTTGCGAACAGCTTGAAGCTTTAGAGCAGCCTCGAAACAGGGTTAATGAGATGTTAACGGCTCAAGGCATGATCCGGACCCGAAGGGCCGCGTTAGCGCAAAGTGGCAGCGGTTTCCCCTCGCGACAAACGCGGAACGCGTTGGCGCGGAGATCATGCTCAAACGTTAAAGCGAGGCGGCCTGGAGATGGCGGTGGCCGCCACGAGCGCCGACGATCAGCGCCGCGGCCTCCTGCTGCGAGAACGTCTTCGAGCGCACATAGATGCGATAATCGGCCGGGCCTTCGGTGGTGAGATAGACCGTCGGACGGCCACCGCCACCCTGCCTGGAAATCGCGATCAGTTGCGTCGACGGATTGCCCTGGCAGGCGCTCGGTTCGTCGCTCGTGCCGTCATCGACCACGGCAAAGTCGGCCGCGTCGGCGTCGTCCGTGATCTGCACCCGCACGGTTGCCTGCGCGGGATCGTCGGTGAAGGCGATCTGGGTGCCGGCCGTCCAGAACAGGGAGGTGAGCTCGACCGAGGTGTCGCCAATGGCGACGCAGGGATGCGAGACCGATCCGATCTCGCTGCGGGCGAACACCGCAGCCGCCAACAGGGGAACCACCGAGGCCAGGATCTTGAAACGCAACATGACGCTCTACTCGCCGGGCCCGGTACGGGAACTTGTGGGCCTTATGGTTTGCAGAGCGTAAAGGAAACTCGTTACCGCCGGGTTGATGCGCGTTCACTTCACGCCATCTGGCGTACATCCTCCGCGAGTGCCCGGTAGGACAGCGCCTCGGCGAGATGCAGCCGGCCGATCTTCTCAGTGCCATCGAGGTCGGCGAGCGTGCGCGCCACCCGCAGCACCCGGTGATAGCCGCGCGCCGACAGCCGCATGGTCTCGGCGGCATCGCGCAGCAGCTTTTGTCCTTGCGCATCCGGCTTGGCGATATCTTCGAGCACCGCGGCCGGCGCTTCGGCATTGGTGCGGACCTGCGGCATGCCGGCATCCTTGTAGCGCGCGAGCTGGATATCGCGCGCGGCCGCCACGCGCGCGGCGACTTCGGCGGAGCCTTCTGCCGGCGGCGGCAGGATCAGGTCGGCTGCAGTCACGGCCGGGACTTCGATG
Coding sequences within it:
- a CDS encoding ATP-binding protein, producing MGRTFRIKVRMRRFRRQHPRIAFAIRSFMIFSATFGGAYGFVTGSRSENSGYDPNTFAIGASFLFALACLGLATLSMRLRFVNKRMKKLAAHNEALIDRNWELKEAEERARSLFESQGDLIVLRDHQGRITFANDAYCTLAGQARRALIGTRFDFDVLEQGDSARESNGTRIHDQKIATPVGARWIAWREGLVRHDAGQPAELQSVGRDVTDRTESERALSDARDQADAANRAKSRFLAMASHEIRNPLNGIIGMGGLLLDTTLTPEQTTYARAVKTSGEALMALIEELLDYSKIEAGKLDLDQRPFALSTLIEEVTELLAPRAQARKLEIAAYVDERLPLEVTGDAARLRQVLLNLAGNAIKFTASGGVALIVEPGIWPNEISFLVRDTGIGIAQEAQSRIFREFEQADDRVARTYGGTGLGLAISERIVKRMGGRITLESEPGKGSTFEVAIPLAPSQGSAGQTTFPSPDLAGKSILLLADGIEASLIARRLERWGAQTCLVADATVAEALLPERAWHAVLLDRALGPDITDRLGEAARAHATQRLVLLTPSSRHEKLSQAFTGFLVKPLRAASLAARLALTPDVASPDLAPEPDEPAVIKTSADSLSILVAEDNEINALLMRSLLTKLGHRVVIAVHGEAALESWLAASSAGTPYDLVLMDIQMPQLDGIEATKRIRAHEAVAGHHRTPILALTANTLVEDRYACFEAGMNGFLIKPLDREKLDEALAGLTASRQLAV